The DNA sequence CGATGTGCTCCTTTTGGCAGGCGTAGCTACAGGGATGGGAAGCGAGCCTATTGCCAATTATCTGTCACTGCAGGTGCCAAAGGAGGTGGATTTTAACGTCGTACTTAACACGGGAATCGGTACCGGCGATTTTGCCGTTCTGTCCTATGATGTCTCGACTGGGGCTACGGTAACTGCGGCTGACTTTTCCCTGGTCAGCGGCACTGTTTTTGTCAAGGATTCAAATGGTGCTGATATCCCAGGCCTGACTTTAACAATCAGGTAAGTCGCAATTGAAACAGTGGTATCTCTAATGGGAACCGGGCGCTGCCGCCTTCATGGCGCACCCGGTTCCCAGGCTGGCAATTTTTCCAACAAATATTTAACCAATTTTGCGCTAAAATTTATCCACTAGGTTTTTGCGCCCAAATCCATGTAAAGCATTCTGCAGGAGGAGACATGAGAATTCTTTTGCTTTGTGGGGTGCTCGCTCTAAGCCTGGGCTTTACGGCTATCAATGTTAGAGCCGTAACTCCTGCCAATACCAAATCCGACTATAAGTCGCTCCCGAAACCAGGGGAAAAGGTTTTGATCGGCGCCGGCCACTACTTCATATATGGCTTCACCAAACCTCCCAAACTAGGAACTCCTATCATGAAAGTTGAAATATTCACCAGTGACGGAAAACGTGACACGTCCTTCACTGTCAAGGGAGATGCGGACATGCCTTCAATGCGGGGCGCCCATAGCACTGGCAGTAAAGAGTTCTCACTCTCCGCCAAAGGTGTCTATCTGCTGCCGGTGTGGCTTTCGATGCCCGGGGCATGGGAATTCAGGTTTACCCTGCTGAAGAAAGGCAATGAGCAGTTCCGCGGTGCCTATCTATTCAGTATCTAGTTCCTAAAAGGATACAGTGTTGTGCTATGAGGGAATTGTGATGATTGTTTTTGGCGTGAGCCGAACATTTGTAAACTGCTTCAACTATCTTTTAGCGCAGTTGTTTCTGCTTTTCTGTGCCGTCACGGCAATGGCTGCCGTCAGTTGCGAATTAAATAATCCAGCCAGCGATGTGCCTAGACTCTTCCCCGGATCTACCAGTTTCTCGACCAGCTATTTCTCCTTTGCCCAGAGCGGAGGGGAGCCTTTGCTGCGAAAAGTCGAATCCCGCCTCGGCAAGAGTCCGGCGCTCTATGCCCCTCTCAACGTTCCATACACGCTCTATGAAATCTACCGGGACAAAAAGAAGATAGGCTATGTTCACGGGGTAAATCAGAAGGGCCAGTTCGGAGTACTTGAAGTCTTTGTCTCTCTGGATATGGAAGGGACGATCAAGGTGTTCTATATCCAGAGGATTGCAGGGAAGTGGGCCAGTAAATTTACCTCCCCCAGATTCGGCAGGCAGTTCGTCGGCCTGACCCTCAAGGATTTTGAGCAGTATGACCCGGTCAGCGGTAAAGGCTCCGGTAAAGTATCTTTAATCAACAATCCGGCACCCGAGGCAGTAACCGATTTTTTCGGCCTGCTGCGGGCAGTGAAGAAGAACCTGGTATTGATGGACGAATTTTTCTACTCAAAGAACCGCTAACAACATGATCAACAGATTCCAGATCGCCTATAAGAATCTCCTGCGAAAAAAAATGCGTACCCTGCTCACCATGGTCGGGATCATGCTTTCGTCATGGGTTCTGGTAAGCCTGCTCGGCTTTAACCACGGTTATGAAACCGCGCTGAATCGTGATATCGACAACATGGGGTATCAGCTCATGGTCATGGCCAAGGGGTGCCCCTACGAGGCAGCCACCATGATGCTGCAGGGGGGAACAGGGCTGCGTTACATAGAGCAGTCAGTGGCCGAAGCAATCGCCAAGAGACCCGATGTGAACAAGGTCACCCCGATGCTGATGCAGGCCTTTTTTGATCCGAATAAGGGGGACGGCGGCGGGATTGCCGGGTATTTCGGTGTCGAAGCCGCTACTTTCCCGGAGATGAAGCCGTTTTTCCGTTTTCATAAAGGGGGCTGGTTTCGTGGCGAGACTGCTGAAGAAGCGGTTATGGGCTATGAGGCAGCAGAACTGGAGATGCGGGAAGTGGGGGACATGATTATTGTCCCCGAAAAGAATGTCCAACTCAAGGTGGTGGGGATTCTGGAGCGGACCGGTACCCAGGATGACGGCACCATCTTTGTCCCCCTTAAGACCCTGCAGAAGATCTCGGCGACCGACAAGATCACCACTATCGGCATCAAGACAACCAAAGATGCAGACATTGCCAAGCTGGAAACCGACCTGTTTCAGCTCCCTGACGTACAGGTGGTGAGTCTCAGCCAGGTAAAGCAGACGATCATGAAGCTCATTGCCACGGCCAGACTCATGGTGCTCTCCATTGCCGTCATCGCACTGCTGATCGCCATGGTCGGTGTTGTCAATACCATCCTCATGTCGGTGCTTGAACGAAAACAGGAGATAGGGATATTAAAGACCATGGGGGCCATGCCGTCCGATATCTTTTTCCTGGTCTGGATCGAAACATTCATCATCTGTGCTATTGGCGGCATCGCAGGAATCGGCATAGCCTTCGGCCTTGCCAGGCTCTCCGACATGCTCTTCAGGATGGTTCTGCCCTATGCCCCTGGCGGAGAACTCGTAGCCATTGACATGAAGCTCGCATCTCTGACCTTGGCGATTATTGTTGTCATCGGGCTGCTAAGCGGTATTTACCCTGCGTGGAAAGCCGGTCGGGTACGCCCCCTGGAAACGATAAGGAGTTAGCGATCATGGCTGAGAATTCCGTATTCCTTGAGGCACGGCGCCTGACACGGGTATATCGCCGAGGCAGTGAAGAAATTCGCGCTCTGGACGGGGTATCGCTCACGATCAGGCATGGAGAATTTGTGTCATTCACCGGTCCCTCAGGATCAGGCAAAACAACCCTGATCAACCTTCTCGGCTGTCTCGACAACCCGTCTACAGGAGAAATGGACCTGGGAGGCAAAGTCATTTACGGTAGCGGTAACGACCTGAAAGAGAAGGCCCTGACCAGGATTCGGAGAGAGGTTTTCGGCTATATCTTCCAGAACTTCTACCTGATCCCGACCTTAACGGTTCGGGAAAATGTTGCCCTGCCGCTTGCATTTTATAAAAAACCGGGTGCGGAAGGAGAAGTGGACAGACTTCTTGAGATGCTCGGCATGGGGCATCGCATGAATCATCTGCCAGGGCAGATTTCCGGAGGGGAAATGCAGCGGGTGGCTATTGCCAGAGCTCTCGTCAATCGCCCGTCAATACTGCTCGCCGACGAACCGACGGGTAATCTTGACACCAAGCGTTCCGCCGAGATCGGCGAAATTTTGCAGGACCTGAACAGAAACGAAGGACTGACCATAGTAATGGTCACCCATAACTCCGCACTCGCCGGGCTTGGAGGAAGAAAGATCGAGATGCGCGACGGACAGGCATATGAATGCTAAAAACAGCAATAATTCATTATCCTCTACCCCGCAGCCCCTTTGCAGAGTTACTCCCCAGTGCTCGCCGGCCAGCCTACCTTGCGGCAATCACAATTAAGGCAATTGCACTTTCCGCACATCAAGATAAAATTAACACATTCTCACTTTATCCATTAAATAGCGGATACTGGTTGGCATCTTTCCTTCGATAATCAACAGGATGACGATGACGACACCGGCAAAGACCATAAATTCGAGCAAACGATTCAGAATTCCTTGCATGATTGCCCTGATCGCTGCAGGTCTGGCAGGCAATTATTTCAAATTCTCCCTGTTCCTCAATGTTGATTTCCTGTTCGGCAGCATCTGCGGCATGCTGGTATTGCAGTTGTTCGGACTTGGTCAGGCAGTTGTGGCCAGCGCCATAATTGCCGGCTATACCTACATCCTCTGGAATCACCCATACGCTATCATCATCATGACCGCTGAAGTGGCGGTTGTCGGCTGGCTGATCAATCGCCGCAAAATGGGGATGGTGGTAGCCGATACCATCTACTGGCTTATCATCGGCATGCCGCTGGTCTACCTGTTTTACCACCTCGTGATGCATGTCCCTCTGAGCAATTCCAATATCGTAATGGTCAAGCAGGCAATGAACGGCATTACCAACGCACTTGTTGCCAGGCTGGTTTTTGCCGGTTATAGCCTCCGGTCACAGACCACACTGATATCATATCGGGAAATCATCTACAATTTCATGGCCTTTTTTGTTATCTGCCCGACGATGATCATGCTCTCGATTGAGAGCAGGTCAGACTTCAGCAAAACCGACCTGCAGATTCGTTCCGGACTCCTGCAGGACAGCACCCGTATCGATCAATATTTCAAAACATGGGTGACCAACAGAAAATCCGCGGTTCTCAATCTTGCAGAAATGGCTGCAGCAAAAACACCACTGCAGATGCAGCCTTATCTGGAAGTGACGCACAAGTCCGATTCCAATTATAAACGGATCGGGCTACTGGACAAGGAAGCGGTCAGTGTCGCCTTTTCTCCGCTGATCGATGAATCTGGGCAAAAGAATCTCGGCAAGAGTTTTGCCGATCGTCCATTCATTCCCACTCTCAAACAAAAACTCCAGCCAATGCTTTCGGAGGTGGTTATTGCCAAAGTTGGCCCGTCAATGCCAATGGTGGCAATGCTTGCGCCGGTAATGACCCAAGGCTTGTACAACGGCTATGTCGCCGGCATTCTGAGTCTGGAACAGTTGAATAATTATCTTAAAGTAAGCTCGTCTCGACATACCTCGTTCTATACACTGCTCGATAAAAACGGCAATGTTATCATGACCAACCGTCCCCAGCAGAACGTCATGACTCAGTTCAAGCGCGACAAAGGGACAATCAAGCGTCTTGACGATAAAGGGATCAGCCAGTGGATGCCGGAACTGCCGCCCAATACCCCGCCTACCGAGCGCTGGAAAAAATCGTTCTATGTTGCGGAAACCACCATCGGCGACCTGGCAGAATGGCAGCTGATTCTGGAACAGCCGGTGGCCCCCTTCCAGAAAGCGCTTTACGAGCATTACACCGATAAACTGACCCTGCTGTTCCTGATTTTGCTTGCAGCGCTCGGCATTGCCGAACTGGTGAGCCGCAGATCGATTGCCACCCTGGAAAAGCTGCGCACTATCACCAATGATCTCCCCGCGAGACTTGAGCATGAAAGAAACGGCATAGTCTGGCCGGATAGCAGCGTTAAAGAAACCAATCACTTGATAAATAACTTCAAAGAGATGGCAAGCTCTCTAACTGAGCGGTTCAGTGAAATCCGCCAGCTCAACGAGTCTTTGGAGCGCCGGATAAAAAGTCGCACCCAGGAATTGCTGGAAAGCGAGAGCAAATACCGGGTTATTTTCAATAATGAGATCTATGCGATCTGCATTTTTGATATTGATTCCGGGAAAATACTAGATGCAAATGATGCTCATGTTGCCATGTATGGTTATAAAAAGGGAGAGCTGCTTTCAGGGATAACAGCCTATATGCTGTGGGCCGAACCAGATCATGCTGCGACCTCAGCCCTTAATGACGCCCAACAAGGGACGGTTTTCATCCCGTTGCAGTATCACCGGAAAAAAGACGGCACGATCTTCCCAGTAGAAATCGTTGGTGGACAGTCGTTATGGAAAGGGAGCAAGGTGCTTTTTACCCTGGTCCACGACATCACCGAGCGAATAAAGACAGATCAACAACTGAATGATGCCAATAGAATTTTTTCCACATTTATTGAGCATTCGCCGATCTATGCCTTTATCAAAGAAGTGACGGCCACCTCAAGCCGGGTGCTGTACGCAAGCAATAATTACATGCAGATGATCGGAATTGCCGGCCCGGACATGGTCGGCAAGACCATGGAAGAACTATTCCCGCCTGAATTTGCAGCAAAGATAAGCAACGACGACTGGACCTGCGCCTCCGGGGGTCAGTTGCTGGCTCTTGAGGAAGAGTTAAACGGTCGTCACTACACCACCATCAAGTTCCCAATTGAGCAGGGAGAGCGCTATATCCTGGCAGGCTACACCATCGATGTCACGGAACAGGTGCATGCGGAGTCAGAAATCAGAACTCTTAACCTGGAGCTTGAGCAGCGGGTGAGCGAACGAACGGCGGATCTTGAACGGATGAACAAGGAACTGGAAGGGTTCTGTTATGCCATTTCTCACGAAATGAGGGCGCCAATAGCCCGCCTGGAAGGGTTCAGCAGGATGATGAGCGAAATCGCCGGTGATTCCGATACAGAAGCAGTCGTTCATTGCGCTGACCGGATAGATGCCGCAAGCCGCCGTCTGCGGACTGTCATTGACAGCCTGCTGACCATGAACCGGCTATCGCGAGCCAATGTCTCATTGTTACCGGTCAATTTGTCGGAAATGGCCAAATCGATCGCCGATGAATTATTGCAGCAATGCGGAGACCGAAAAGTACAAATAACCATCGCCCCGGATATGATCGTGCTGGGGGATCGCTACATGCTGGACATCGGCCTGCGTAGCCTTCTGGGAAATGCCTTCAAATACACGGTCAAAACCGAAAACGCGGTTATTGATTTCGGCAGGCTGGAGATGAACCGTGAAACCGTCTATTACCTAAGGGATAACGGGGTCGGCTTTGACTTGGAGTATGCAACAAACCTCTTCGTACCCTTTTGCCGACTTCATAGCGAGGCAGAGTTTGAAGGTTCAGGGATCGGTCTGGCAACAGTGCAGCGGATTGTCGAAAAGCACAAAGGCC is a window from the Geoanaerobacter pelophilus genome containing:
- a CDS encoding PAS domain S-box protein, whose amino-acid sequence is MTTPAKTINSSKRFRIPCMIALIAAGLAGNYFKFSLFLNVDFLFGSICGMLVLQLFGLGQAVVASAIIAGYTYILWNHPYAIIIMTAEVAVVGWLINRRKMGMVVADTIYWLIIGMPLVYLFYHLVMHVPLSNSNIVMVKQAMNGITNALVARLVFAGYSLRSQTTLISYREIIYNFMAFFVICPTMIMLSIESRSDFSKTDLQIRSGLLQDSTRIDQYFKTWVTNRKSAVLNLAEMAAAKTPLQMQPYLEVTHKSDSNYKRIGLLDKEAVSVAFSPLIDESGQKNLGKSFADRPFIPTLKQKLQPMLSEVVIAKVGPSMPMVAMLAPVMTQGLYNGYVAGILSLEQLNNYLKVSSSRHTSFYTLLDKNGNVIMTNRPQQNVMTQFKRDKGTIKRLDDKGISQWMPELPPNTPPTERWKKSFYVAETTIGDLAEWQLILEQPVAPFQKALYEHYTDKLTLLFLILLAALGIAELVSRRSIATLEKLRTITNDLPARLEHERNGIVWPDSSVKETNHLINNFKEMASSLTERFSEIRQLNESLERRIKSRTQELLESESKYRVIFNNEIYAICIFDIDSGKILDANDAHVAMYGYKKGELLSGITAYMLWAEPDHAATSALNDAQQGTVFIPLQYHRKKDGTIFPVEIVGGQSLWKGSKVLFTLVHDITERIKTDQQLNDANRIFSTFIEHSPIYAFIKEVTATSSRVLYASNNYMQMIGIAGPDMVGKTMEELFPPEFAAKISNDDWTCASGGQLLALEEELNGRHYTTIKFPIEQGERYILAGYTIDVTEQVHAESEIRTLNLELEQRVSERTADLERMNKELEGFCYAISHEMRAPIARLEGFSRMMSEIAGDSDTEAVVHCADRIDAASRRLRTVIDSLLTMNRLSRANVSLLPVNLSEMAKSIADELLQQCGDRKVQITIAPDMIVLGDRYMLDIGLRSLLGNAFKYTVKTENAVIDFGRLEMNRETVYYLRDNGVGFDLEYATNLFVPFCRLHSEAEFEGSGIGLATVQRIVEKHKGRIWAEAEKGKGATFYFTLAATGENT
- a CDS encoding ABC transporter ATP-binding protein, with the protein product MAENSVFLEARRLTRVYRRGSEEIRALDGVSLTIRHGEFVSFTGPSGSGKTTLINLLGCLDNPSTGEMDLGGKVIYGSGNDLKEKALTRIRREVFGYIFQNFYLIPTLTVRENVALPLAFYKKPGAEGEVDRLLEMLGMGHRMNHLPGQISGGEMQRVAIARALVNRPSILLADEPTGNLDTKRSAEIGEILQDLNRNEGLTIVMVTHNSALAGLGGRKIEMRDGQAYEC
- a CDS encoding ABC transporter permease — protein: MINRFQIAYKNLLRKKMRTLLTMVGIMLSSWVLVSLLGFNHGYETALNRDIDNMGYQLMVMAKGCPYEAATMMLQGGTGLRYIEQSVAEAIAKRPDVNKVTPMLMQAFFDPNKGDGGGIAGYFGVEAATFPEMKPFFRFHKGGWFRGETAEEAVMGYEAAELEMREVGDMIIVPEKNVQLKVVGILERTGTQDDGTIFVPLKTLQKISATDKITTIGIKTTKDADIAKLETDLFQLPDVQVVSLSQVKQTIMKLIATARLMVLSIAVIALLIAMVGVVNTILMSVLERKQEIGILKTMGAMPSDIFFLVWIETFIICAIGGIAGIGIAFGLARLSDMLFRMVLPYAPGGELVAIDMKLASLTLAIIVVIGLLSGIYPAWKAGRVRPLETIRS